CTTCCCCATTTCCGTTGGTACAATTGTGGGAAAAAACCAAATGAAAACTGGAAGAAAAAGGAGGGAAAAAAGAGTGATTGGGGAACTGGCTCTACGTAACGGTGTAAGTTCCAAACGAGAATACTCGCACCAAAAAAAAATACTAAGTCAAGGATTGGTAAAGAACGAAACCTTTCTAAAAATCTCACGATAGAAAGAGTTTAAGGACTGGTATGGCGAATCAATTGTATTTTCAGGTAAAAAAGAGAATTCGATGTAGGGAAAACGAAAGGAGAGTTTGTATTTAGGGTAAAACTTCTAAAACCGGTGTTAAGAGAAAATCAGACGATTCTCTCTAGTCGAGAGAATCTACATCCATTCCCGTTGTGGGGTAAGCCGAAAGGGAATCCATTCGGTAACCACCTGCACGGTTACGACTTTTTGCCATTTGTTCCGCGAATTCTACGGTGAATCTTGTCCACGGGATGGCTTTGAGTCTTGCAAGGGGGATTTTTTTCTTTGTCCCTTCACAAATGCCATAGGTTCCGTTTTCAATTTTCTCTAAAGCGAGTTCGATCTCACGTAGAGTCTCAATTTCGTTTTCTGTCAAAACAGAAGTGAGGGCTTCTGAGTTGAGTTCGGATGCGATGTCTGCAATATCTCCCATTTCCTTAAGGCCAGAAGGAGAACTTGTATCTTCCCACTGGTTGAGTTTGATGAGAAGAGATTCTTTTTTCTCTTGGAGGAGCTCACGCACCTCTTCGATGAACTTCTTGTCTACTCCCTTCTCGGCGGAGGATTTTGCAGCTGGTTTAGGCATCTTATTCCTTAGACTTTGGATTCCTTGTGATCCGTGTGTGCTTTGCAAAATTTGCAATATTTTTTTGTCACAAGTTTTTCCGACTTTGTCTTTTTGTTTTTAGTCTGGAAGTAATTTGACCGCCCAGGTATCGCACATGGGACACAGGTTAGTTTTATGATTTCTCTCATAATTTATGCCATGACGTACCGACCCCATATATAGTCAATCGACAATAGCAGGTTTTTTCAATTCCTTCCGAAAATAGCTAGCGAAGAGGCTTCCGAGTAAAGAATGCGTGAGACTCGAAAGTGCACTAGGAATTGCCGTGTTTGGATCGGCAAAATGGGTCTTGGCAAGGACCGCCCCAAGCCCAGAATTTTGCATTCCCACTTCTATGGAAATGGTTTGGGAAATTTTGGGATCCCGAGTTAGGATCCAAGCAAAGAATCCCCCGAGTCCAAAGCCACCTAAATGCAAACAAATCACTGCTAAAAAAATTCGGTAGTCTGAAGTAATGATGGTCTCTTTCCCACTGGCAATGATGGAAGCAACAATCATCGCAATGAGGAGTACAGATAGTACGGGAAAAATATCTTTTGTTTTCTCTGTAGCTTTTGGGAAAAAAGATTTGAGAAAAAGCCCAAGTCCAACAGGTAAAAGGATCACTTGGAAGGTGGTGAGAACAAGTCCCAAGCGGTCAATTTCCAAACGACTGCCAATAAAAAATGCAACTAACATGGGAGTGAATACGATACCAAGGATCGTCGAAACAGAAGTCAGAGTGACACTGAGTGGAACATTGGCCTTTGCCAGAAAAGTAATGACATTGGATGCAGTTCCACCAGGGCAACACGATACAAGAATCAGTCCTACTGCATAGGCTTCAGGTAAGTGAAACCAAAAACCAAGATAATAACCTAACAAAGGCATGATGGTATACTGCAAGATAGTTCCGATTAGAATTGGTTTGGGTTGTTTGAAAATCCTAAGAAAATCATCCACTTCTAATGATAATCCCATCCCAAGCATAATGAGGCCTAAACTGTAAGTGATCCAAGGCCCCTTAAACCAAGAAATTTTTTCTGGTTCCAGAAACCCTATCCCTGCAATTCCAAGTAAAACAAGGGGAAATGCATTTACGATTTGTTTTGAGAGACTTGTTAACACAGGTCCCTCTACTTTTCCAAATACGATTGTAAATGGGTTTTCACACGGTTTACATGTTCTTCTTCAATCCCAATATGAGGTGCCATTCGGAGGCGACCCAGGCGAACTGCCGTGATGATTCCATGTTGTTTGAGATGGGCCTGGATGGCTTCTGGTTGGAATTTTTTAGGGTCTATGTGGTTTGTTATGGCTAAAATTCCTGTTTTGACGTCGGGGAAAACATCTGATTCCAGAGTAAAACCTAACTCGTGTAACATGTCCTTTAACATCCCTGCTACTTCGTAAATCCTTTCCTGGACTCGTGAGAACCCAAGAGTGGACAACATTTTGAGGGAAGCAAAAAAATAAATCCAATCGTTAAAATTGATGGTACTCTGTTCAAATTGTTCGGCAGCGGGTTTCCATTCGTCTCGATATGGAAAATAATTGGAATCGTTGACAACACTTGCTTGTCCTTTGAATACCAATTGGAATCCTTTCGATTCTTCTTTTGAAATATAAATCACACCTAAACCCAATGGACCAAGTAACCATTTCCAAGCCGCAAACGCACAAAATGCCACTTTGATTTTGGAAAAATTCAGTGGGATATGACCAACTGCTTGGCTTCCATCAATCACAAGTTTGGTCCCGAAACTTTCACATAATGCTGAAACAGTTTCCATATCAAACACTACACCCGTACACCAATGAACAGGTGATATACTAAGGATAAAAACATCCTTTTTTTCTAGTTCCAGTTTTAGGTTTTCTAAAAATTCATTGGGAGTCTTCCCCACTTTGACAAAACCTAAAGTTACACCTTTATTTTGCCAATGTTCCCAAGGATACACATTACTTGGGTATTCATTCTCCAAAACCAAAATCCGTTTCCCTTTTGGAATTTGTATACTATGAGAATAAAAATTCATCCCCTCACTGGTGTTATGTACTATCCCAATCTCTGTTGGATCACAATGTAAAATTTCTGAGAGATACCCACGAATTTCTTTTTTGATATAGGGTTCCGAAAAATTGGGAGTAAAGATTCCAAATTTTGCATATTCCTCTAGATACACATTCATCATTTGAATGGCATAAGTCGATACAGGGGTGGTACCACAATAGTTCAACCAAACCGATTCTTTTTGTACGGGGAAATACTCGGAAATGCCTTTCCAGTTGGAAAATATTGGGAAGGGAGGGAAAACAGATGGAGATTCAGACATGTAAAAATAGAAATATCTGAAGCGACAGAAGAGAAAAGTAAAAAAAAATGGGACCGTGCAATCTTCTCGGATTTACCTCTCTCGTTCCGCTTTTAGCCATAACATTGCTCTTTTTCGCAAACTTATTGGTTCCAAAACAAAATTCACTGCCATTATAAAATCCAATGCTTATGGACATGGGTTACTTGCTACCGCATCCATTGCCCTCGACGCAGGTGCCGATTATTTGGGTGTCAATTCACTTGAAGAAGCGGTATCCATTCGGCGTGTGTTTGCCAAAGCGACCATCCTTATCATGGGAAGTATTCCCAATTTAAAAGAAAGACAGGCGGAACTTGCAGACGAAAACTATTGGGTGATGGTTTCTCGTGTAGAAGAAATGGAAATTTTAGCAAAACTTTCCCCCACTCCCAAAATCCATTTGAAGGTTGATACTGGGATGAGTCGTTTGGGAATCCCCTTCCAGAATGCGGAAGTCCTCGCCAAAGAAATTGCAGAAAAAAAACTCCCCCTTTCAGGGATTGCTACCCATTTTGCGAGTACGGAAGATTTTACTGAACATAGTTATTCCATGTTACAACTAGGAAGGTTCCAAGATACTATCGATACATTCGCTAAACACGGGTTTATCGACCTCATTTGCCACTGCGCCTCTTCTGCATCAGCGATGTTATTTTCAGAAGCGCGTATGGACTTAGTACGAGTTGGAATTTCTCTTTATGGACTTTGGCCCAGTCTCGAAACCAAACTTTCACTTTCTCTTATGAAAAAAGATGTGGGGATGTTAAAACCGGCTCTCAGTTGGAAAACCCAAATCCAACACATCCAAAACCTAAACCCCGGAACTTTTGTTGGGTATGGATCCACATTCAAAACCACTCATGAAACAAGACTTGCTGTTGTACCTGTTGGGTACTATGAAGGTCTGGACAGAAAATTATCTAATCATGGTTATATGTTGATTCGTGGCGAACGAGCAAAAATTTTAGGTAGAATTTGTATGAATATGAGTATGCTTGACATCACTCATATTTCAGATGCGAAAATTGGAGACGATGTTGTGATTTTAGGTAAGTCAGGAAATGAGGTGATCTCTGCTGATGACCATGCCACATGGACTGGAACCATCAACTATGAAGTAGTCACAAAAATTTTGGGATCCTTCCCTCGTATCATTGAAGACTAGAGGACCATATGTCAGAAAGACAAACATATAATTGGAAAAACCACAGACTAACATACGTTCGGCATAAATCCCTGAATCCAAAATCCAAGGAAACCATTGTTCTCGTTGGAGGATGGTGTTCTGCTGCAGGGTATTGGGGACTCAATATTCCATTTTTTCGCCAATTGGGCGATGTCATCGAACTTGACTTAGTTGGTCATTATCCAGCCGAAATTTTTGACCAAAAAAAAGGCCTTACCCTCCAGGATTTTTTAGAAACTCAAGCACAAGGGATTTGGGCATCAGCCGGGGAAAAAGACATCACACTCGTTGGCCACTCCACAGGTGGAATGGCAGTCCTTGCCATTGCATCTCTTTTCCCACAACGCATCAAACAAGTGATCGCAATCGCCCCCTATGTGCACGGACCAGTCCCTGGGATCTTAAAAATTGGAGTGATGGGGTTACGTGCTAATTTAGGAACGTTTTTTGACCTAGGATTTAAAATTGGGAAATCATTACCCAAAGCCCTACAGATAGGTTTTTCCTATGGAGTGTATGATTCAAGTGCGTTCCATGCAAGAGAAGACATCAAACAATTCTTAAAAGAATACAACCCACAATTCGAATGTTTGAACCCAAGGCAAATCCTCATGATCCTTGAGATGCTCGACCGAACAGATATTCGACCTATTGTGTTTGGAAACCAAGTACCAACACTCATCATGCGAGGGGAAGAAGATCCCATCATTCCTGGTAAGGATGTGATGGAATTAGAAAGAACAACACCTCATGTAAAAGCGGTATTGTTTTCGGAATGCGGACACTTTGTACACATGGAAAAACAAAAAGCAGCTGAGAAAGTGATGAAAGACTTTCTTTTGATGAAAAAATCTTCTTCGACAAGAAAGTCTTTTTTCTAAATTCCAAACCTTCGGTGGTGCAAACTCGGTAAAGTAGAACGGATCTCAGACAATCGATCCATTTCGATCTCAGCGATGGCAAACCCTTCTTCGGAATCGAGCTCTGCCAAAATTTCTCCCCACGGAGAGATGATGAGTGAATGGCCAAAAGTCTTACGTTTGCCATGAGGATCATGTGTTCCTGTCTGGCCAGGTGCGAGAACATACATTAAATTTTCAATCGCCCTTGCTCGGAGGAGAACATGCCAATGGGCTTCTCCTGTTGGCACTGTAAATGCAGCAGGTAAAAAACACAAATCGACACCTTGTTTGGATAAGGCACGGAAAAGTTCGGGGAATCTTAGGTCGTAACAAATGGCAGAGGAGATATTTCCGTATTCGGTGTGGATCACTTCAGGGACCTTTTCTCCCGCTTCGGTGTGATTGGATTCTTTGTATGAGAATCCATCTCCCACAACCGCATCAAATAAATGGGCTTTGTGGTAACGGAACACTTCCTCACCTTTGGGATTTACAATGACAGCCGTGTTGAACACTTTTCCCGTAGGTGCTTTTGTGGGGAATCCTCCTCCCAAAAGATAAATCCCAAGGTCCATCGCCGTTTCTTTTAAAAAGGAAAAGGTTTCTTCTTCAATTTGACCAAGTAGGTTTTGTTTTTCGGATTCACTTCCCATAAACGAAAAATTTTCAGGTAGGCCAATGACTTTGGCGCCGGCCTTAGCAGCACCTTCCACAAGTTGCCTACACTTGGTTAGGTTATTTGAGACTCTTGCGGTACTTGTGACTTGCACAACGGCGGCTTTAAAATTCATTATCATAAATGAGGACTTTTATGGACCACCAATCAGAAAAAATCAATCATATCTTAGAAGCACTTCCTTATTTGATCAAATATTCTGGAAAAACCATCGTCATCAAATATGGTGGGGCTGCCATGGTGGAGGAAGAACTCAAAGCTTCCTTTGCAGAAGACATTGTTTTACTCAAGTACTTAGGCATCAATCCTGTGGTGGTTCACGGTGGTGGCCCTGAAATCAATTCTCTCATCAAATCATTAAATCTCAACACACAATTCATTCGAGGCCATCGTGTGACAGATGAGGCCACGATGGAAGTGGTAGAAATGGTTCTCACAGGAAAAGTAAACAAACAAATTGTTTCCCTCATCCAAGAAAAGGGAGGGAAACCTGTTGGTCTTTCGGGAAAGGACGGAGGTCTTGCCATTGCCGAAAAATATTTGATGGAAGTCGAGGGGGAAGATGGGAAAACCCAAAAAGTTGACCTAGGTCTTGTGGGAGAAATCACTTCTGTTGACCCAAATATTATCCTCACCTTACAACGAGAAGGTTTTATTCCGATCATATCCCCAGTAGCCATGTCAAAAGAAGGCCAAACTCTCAATATCAATGCCGACACCATGGCAGGAGCAATTGCACAGGCACTCCATGCAGACAAACTCATTTTACTCACAGACACACCTGGTATTTTGATTGATGGCCAATTGGTAACAGGACTCAAAAAAGTCGACATTCATACTTACATAAAAACTGGACAGATCTCTGGTGGCATGATACCAAAAGTAGAGTGTTGTTTGGGTGCGATTGATTCTGGAGTCAAACGAGCCCACATTATCGATGGTCGAGTGCCTCATTCCGTCTTAATTGAAATTTTGACTAACCAGGGGATAGGAAGTTTGATCGAACAAGGATAGATTTGGATGCCTACGAAACTTTTAACATTAAGTCTGATTTCAGATATAACGAGTCGAATCAATTCACAAGAAGATCTAAACACCCTTCTCAGTGAAATTATGGGGATCACTCGTGATGTGTTACATACGGAAGGATCCTCCCTACTCCTCTACGATAAAGAAAATGACCAACTTGTGTTTAATACAACAAGTGGTTTAAAAGAAGAATCTCTTGCCCACCTAACAGTCCCCAGGGGTAAGGGAATTGCAGGCATGGTGCTTGAAACATTAAAACCAGAAATCGTAAACGATGCAGCAAACGACCCTAGAATCTTCAAAGCGATTGACCAAAAAGTTGGGTATGTCACTCGTAATTTAATTTGTGTGCCAATGGTTGCACAAGGAGAAGTACAAGGTGTACTTGAAGCAGTGAACTCCCTAGACAACCGTGACTTCACCCAAACCGATATCAAAATCCTACGTTACCTTTCGAACTTAGCAGCCATAGCTGTCAAAAACCGTCTTCTCATTGATAACTTAAATTTAAGAGCTAACGAACTCAATTGCCTCTTCCAAATTTCACAAGCACTTGCCAATATCCAAAGTTCAGATGAATTTATGGACCTCGCCGTCAAAACCATCTCCGATGTTTTACAAGTGGACAGAGTTTGCCTCAACTTTGAAAAGATTGAGAAACGAGGATTACCACGATCCAAATCCAAAGGATTTTCCGACCAAATCCAAGACGAAGATGTAGTAGGACTTCTCTTCAACGATAAATCAGATTGGATGTTCAAAGGGTTTAAGGTCATTACCGCCAATTCACCACAAGGGATGCAACTCACTCATAAGGGACTCTTCCAACACAGTATGATTTTACTTCCCATTCTAAAGAACAAAGAATGGTTAGGTTCTCTTGTTGTTTCGGACAAAACATCTCGTACACGTTTTGATGAAATGGACATTCGAATCCTGCGTACTCTGACAAACCAAGTCGGTGAAGCTTACACTGCATTACAAGTGAAGATCCAAAGTGAACGTTTAAAAAACATTGATCGTGACATGCAAGTCGCAGCCATGATCCAAAAACACTCACTCCCTATCATTCCCAAACAATACTCTCTCCTTGAATTTGATACTTACTACCAAGCATCTCGTGAAATTGGTGGAGACTTTTATGATATGGTGGTCCATGGAAAAGACGAAGTGTCTGTCATCATCGCCGATGTTTCTGGGAAAGGAACTCCTGCCGCACTGTTTATGGAATTTTCCAAAACCGTATTACAACAAGAAGTTTCGAAAACCACTTCGACAAGTGAAGCTCTCTTTAACGCGAACCAAATCCTACAAGATAAATCTGGCTTTCTAATGTTTGTTACAGCGATGCTTGTTCGTATCAATATGACAAAAAAAGAATTAACCTATTCCTCTGCTGGTCATAATTTACAAATCATCTATCGCAAAAAACACCATAAGATCCAACACTTATCGGGCAAAGGACAACCAATGGGAATTGGCAAATGTGAATTCTCTGAACATACTGTCAGTTATTTGCCAGGTGATTTACTTGTGCTTTACACGGATGGAGTGACGGAAGCGATGAATACGAAAGAAGAACTTTTTTCAGAAGAAAGGCTTGAGTCTGTGATTCTATCTCATATCAACGATCCACCAGAAGTGATTCGGCAAGCAATCTTACAAAAAGTAAGTGAATTTGTGGGAGAAGCGGAACCACATGATGACCTTTCTCTCTTTATCATCCGTCTAAACTAAAGATAAAGGAGAT
This window of the Leptospira limi genome carries:
- the rpmG gene encoding 50S ribosomal protein L33 gives rise to the protein MREIIKLTCVPCAIPGRSNYFQTKNKKTKSEKLVTKKYCKFCKAHTDHKESKV
- a CDS encoding bile acid:sodium symporter family protein — encoded protein: MLTSLSKQIVNAFPLVLLGIAGIGFLEPEKISWFKGPWITYSLGLIMLGMGLSLEVDDFLRIFKQPKPILIGTILQYTIMPLLGYYLGFWFHLPEAYAVGLILVSCCPGGTASNVITFLAKANVPLSVTLTSVSTILGIVFTPMLVAFFIGSRLEIDRLGLVLTTFQVILLPVGLGLFLKSFFPKATEKTKDIFPVLSVLLIAMIVASIIASGKETIITSDYRIFLAVICLHLGGFGLGGFFAWILTRDPKISQTISIEVGMQNSGLGAVLAKTHFADPNTAIPSALSSLTHSLLGSLFASYFRKELKKPAIVD
- the alr gene encoding alanine racemase; translation: MQSSRIYLSRSAFSHNIALFRKLIGSKTKFTAIIKSNAYGHGLLATASIALDAGADYLGVNSLEEAVSIRRVFAKATILIMGSIPNLKERQAELADENYWVMVSRVEEMEILAKLSPTPKIHLKVDTGMSRLGIPFQNAEVLAKEIAEKKLPLSGIATHFASTEDFTEHSYSMLQLGRFQDTIDTFAKHGFIDLICHCASSASAMLFSEARMDLVRVGISLYGLWPSLETKLSLSLMKKDVGMLKPALSWKTQIQHIQNLNPGTFVGYGSTFKTTHETRLAVVPVGYYEGLDRKLSNHGYMLIRGERAKILGRICMNMSMLDITHISDAKIGDDVVILGKSGNEVISADDHATWTGTINYEVVTKILGSFPRIIED
- a CDS encoding carbon-nitrogen hydrolase family protein, which encodes MNFKAAVVQVTSTARVSNNLTKCRQLVEGAAKAGAKVIGLPENFSFMGSESEKQNLLGQIEEETFSFLKETAMDLGIYLLGGGFPTKAPTGKVFNTAVIVNPKGEEVFRYHKAHLFDAVVGDGFSYKESNHTEAGEKVPEVIHTEYGNISSAICYDLRFPELFRALSKQGVDLCFLPAAFTVPTGEAHWHVLLRARAIENLMYVLAPGQTGTHDPHGKRKTFGHSLIISPWGEILAELDSEEGFAIAEIEMDRLSEIRSTLPSLHHRRFGI
- a CDS encoding SpoIIE family protein phosphatase — encoded protein: MPTKLLTLSLISDITSRINSQEDLNTLLSEIMGITRDVLHTEGSSLLLYDKENDQLVFNTTSGLKEESLAHLTVPRGKGIAGMVLETLKPEIVNDAANDPRIFKAIDQKVGYVTRNLICVPMVAQGEVQGVLEAVNSLDNRDFTQTDIKILRYLSNLAAIAVKNRLLIDNLNLRANELNCLFQISQALANIQSSDEFMDLAVKTISDVLQVDRVCLNFEKIEKRGLPRSKSKGFSDQIQDEDVVGLLFNDKSDWMFKGFKVITANSPQGMQLTHKGLFQHSMILLPILKNKEWLGSLVVSDKTSRTRFDEMDIRILRTLTNQVGEAYTALQVKIQSERLKNIDRDMQVAAMIQKHSLPIIPKQYSLLEFDTYYQASREIGGDFYDMVVHGKDEVSVIIADVSGKGTPAALFMEFSKTVLQQEVSKTTSTSEALFNANQILQDKSGFLMFVTAMLVRINMTKKELTYSSAGHNLQIIYRKKHHKIQHLSGKGQPMGIGKCEFSEHTVSYLPGDLLVLYTDGVTEAMNTKEELFSEERLESVILSHINDPPEVIRQAILQKVSEFVGEAEPHDDLSLFIIRLN
- a CDS encoding aminotransferase class V-fold PLP-dependent enzyme codes for the protein MSESPSVFPPFPIFSNWKGISEYFPVQKESVWLNYCGTTPVSTYAIQMMNVYLEEYAKFGIFTPNFSEPYIKKEIRGYLSEILHCDPTEIGIVHNTSEGMNFYSHSIQIPKGKRILVLENEYPSNVYPWEHWQNKGVTLGFVKVGKTPNEFLENLKLELEKKDVFILSISPVHWCTGVVFDMETVSALCESFGTKLVIDGSQAVGHIPLNFSKIKVAFCAFAAWKWLLGPLGLGVIYISKEESKGFQLVFKGQASVVNDSNYFPYRDEWKPAAEQFEQSTINFNDWIYFFASLKMLSTLGFSRVQERIYEVAGMLKDMLHELGFTLESDVFPDVKTGILAITNHIDPKKFQPEAIQAHLKQHGIITAVRLGRLRMAPHIGIEEEHVNRVKTHLQSYLEK
- a CDS encoding TraR/DksA family transcriptional regulator, which translates into the protein MPKPAAKSSAEKGVDKKFIEEVRELLQEKKESLLIKLNQWEDTSSPSGLKEMGDIADIASELNSEALTSVLTENEIETLREIELALEKIENGTYGICEGTKKKIPLARLKAIPWTRFTVEFAEQMAKSRNRAGGYRMDSLSAYPTTGMDVDSLD
- the argB gene encoding acetylglutamate kinase, with protein sequence MDHQSEKINHILEALPYLIKYSGKTIVIKYGGAAMVEEELKASFAEDIVLLKYLGINPVVVHGGGPEINSLIKSLNLNTQFIRGHRVTDEATMEVVEMVLTGKVNKQIVSLIQEKGGKPVGLSGKDGGLAIAEKYLMEVEGEDGKTQKVDLGLVGEITSVDPNIILTLQREGFIPIISPVAMSKEGQTLNINADTMAGAIAQALHADKLILLTDTPGILIDGQLVTGLKKVDIHTYIKTGQISGGMIPKVECCLGAIDSGVKRAHIIDGRVPHSVLIEILTNQGIGSLIEQG
- a CDS encoding alpha/beta fold hydrolase; this translates as MSERQTYNWKNHRLTYVRHKSLNPKSKETIVLVGGWCSAAGYWGLNIPFFRQLGDVIELDLVGHYPAEIFDQKKGLTLQDFLETQAQGIWASAGEKDITLVGHSTGGMAVLAIASLFPQRIKQVIAIAPYVHGPVPGILKIGVMGLRANLGTFFDLGFKIGKSLPKALQIGFSYGVYDSSAFHAREDIKQFLKEYNPQFECLNPRQILMILEMLDRTDIRPIVFGNQVPTLIMRGEEDPIIPGKDVMELERTTPHVKAVLFSECGHFVHMEKQKAAEKVMKDFLLMKKSSSTRKSFF